In the Sinorhizobium garamanticum genome, one interval contains:
- a CDS encoding helix-turn-helix domain-containing protein → MYAAAQPKEQSFQPAEDVARTQISAPHLVATYKAGREIYAEGDLIEKCYQVSTGAVRVYRLLSDGRRQVVSFHLPGEMFGFEAGSNHSFFAEAVTETTLAVFGRRHMQERSRELLALALTGMARAQQHLLVIGRQCAEERIAAFMVDLCERQGGGRQVRLPMLRQDIADYLGLTIETVSRVMTKLKERSVIALRDAKTIDIMKPDALRSLCN, encoded by the coding sequence ATGTACGCCGCTGCACAACCCAAAGAACAGTCCTTCCAACCGGCCGAAGACGTTGCACGGACCCAAATTTCTGCGCCCCACCTTGTCGCCACCTACAAGGCTGGTCGGGAGATTTATGCCGAGGGCGATTTGATCGAGAAGTGCTATCAGGTTTCTACTGGAGCCGTGCGTGTCTATCGCCTGCTCTCGGACGGACGGCGACAGGTCGTATCTTTTCATCTTCCAGGTGAAATGTTCGGTTTCGAAGCTGGCTCCAACCATTCTTTCTTTGCCGAGGCCGTCACCGAAACAACACTGGCCGTGTTCGGGCGGCGGCATATGCAGGAGCGTTCGCGGGAACTTCTCGCTCTCGCCTTGACCGGCATGGCGCGCGCCCAACAGCACCTTCTGGTGATCGGCCGGCAGTGTGCAGAGGAACGAATTGCGGCATTCATGGTCGACCTTTGCGAACGTCAAGGAGGGGGCAGGCAGGTGCGATTGCCGATGTTGCGGCAGGACATTGCGGACTATCTCGGCCTCACGATCGAGACGGTATCGCGCGTGATGACAAAACTGAAAGAGCGGAGCGTCATCGCCCTTAGAGATGCAAAAACGATCGACATCATGAAGCCGGACGCTCTCCGGTCGCTTTGCAACTGA
- a CDS encoding transcriptional regulator: MLGGRSIVVVAADHGLRRSVAFALEVEGYSTESYDTVQKAEDSSREALCTILDDEILRSEPQAAAQFLKKLGARAILLVDGLSAHQAPVDNVLTKPFTGPDLLGVINSLIEAAK, translated from the coding sequence TTGTTAGGTGGAAGAAGCATTGTCGTCGTTGCAGCCGACCACGGACTCCGAAGGTCCGTGGCTTTCGCGCTTGAGGTCGAAGGATATTCGACCGAGTCCTACGACACCGTGCAGAAGGCCGAAGACTCTTCCCGTGAGGCGCTGTGCACAATTCTCGACGATGAGATACTGAGATCAGAGCCGCAGGCCGCCGCGCAATTCCTCAAGAAGCTCGGAGCGAGGGCCATTCTGCTGGTTGACGGGCTGTCGGCGCACCAAGCGCCTGTCGACAACGTCTTGACGAAGCCGTTCACCGGTCCCGACCTGCTCGGCGTGATCAACAGCCTGATCGAAGCGGCTAAGTAA
- a CDS encoding FixH family protein, with protein sequence MISQRSEPRRFTGWHMVAVMALFFGTIMSVNFVMAWNASRSWSGLVVENAYVANQQFNGKVAETRAFAARGIKGELTAENGLRYVLTRRGEPERAVDQVVAVLKRPVEAHEDVRVELVADGEGVFISTQALKPGQWIADVTAMAGGALVYRQAVRFIAPGEGR encoded by the coding sequence ATGATCAGCCAACGCAGTGAACCGCGTCGTTTTACCGGATGGCATATGGTGGCGGTGATGGCGCTGTTCTTCGGCACCATCATGTCCGTAAACTTCGTCATGGCTTGGAATGCCAGCCGAAGCTGGAGCGGCCTCGTCGTCGAGAACGCCTACGTCGCCAACCAGCAGTTTAATGGCAAGGTGGCGGAGACACGCGCCTTTGCGGCAAGGGGCATCAAGGGCGAACTTACCGCCGAGAACGGCCTCCGTTATGTGTTGACCCGAAGAGGCGAGCCGGAGCGGGCGGTCGATCAGGTTGTCGCAGTGCTCAAACGGCCCGTCGAGGCGCATGAGGATGTCCGCGTCGAGCTCGTTGCCGATGGTGAGGGTGTGTTCATTTCGACGCAGGCGCTCAAACCGGGGCAGTGGATCGCGGACGTGACGGCTATGGCGGGTGGAGCGCTCGTCTACCGGCAGGCGGTTCGTTTCATCGCGCCGGGAGAGGGCCGATGA
- the ccoN gene encoding cytochrome-c oxidase, cbb3-type subunit I — protein MKHSVEIVVLAAGAFVALVGAGFAQDHLFGAHLWVLFFALIGGTLVLMRRVNFRPVAARREARQTEYFDEVVKYGVIATVFWGVVGFLVGVIVALQLAFPDLNVEPWFNFGRVRPLHTSAVIFAFGGNALIATSFYVVQRTSRARLFGGDLGWFVFWGYQLFIVLAATGYLLGITQSREYAEPEWYVDLWLTIVWVAYLIVFLGTILKRKEPHIYVANWFYLAFIVTIAMLHIVNNLAVPVSFLGSKSYSAFAGVQDALTQWWYGHNAVGFFLTAGFLAMMYYFIPKQVNRPVYSYRLSIVHFWALIFMYIWAGPHHLHYTALPDWAQTLGMAFSIMLWMPSWGGMINGLMTLSGAWDKIRTDPVVRMMVMAVAFYGMATFEGPMMSIKTVNSLSHYTDWTIGHVHSGALGWNGLITFGAVYFLVPKLWKRERLYSLRMVNWHFWLATLGIVVYAAAMWVAGIQQGLMWREYDDQGFLVYSFAETVAAMFPYYVMRAAGGALFLAGALVMAFNVTMTILGRVRDEAPIVGAAPQPASAR, from the coding sequence ATGAAACATTCAGTCGAGATAGTCGTGCTTGCTGCCGGCGCCTTCGTGGCGCTGGTCGGAGCCGGCTTTGCCCAGGACCACCTATTCGGCGCGCATCTGTGGGTTCTGTTCTTCGCGCTGATCGGCGGTACGCTAGTGCTCATGCGCCGCGTCAACTTCCGGCCGGTGGCCGCGCGTCGCGAAGCCCGCCAAACAGAATACTTCGACGAGGTCGTGAAATACGGCGTCATCGCCACCGTGTTCTGGGGCGTAGTGGGGTTCCTCGTTGGCGTGATCGTGGCGTTGCAACTCGCTTTCCCGGACCTTAACGTCGAACCCTGGTTTAATTTTGGCCGGGTCCGTCCGTTGCACACCTCCGCCGTCATCTTCGCATTCGGCGGCAACGCGCTGATCGCGACTTCTTTCTATGTCGTCCAGCGCACCAGCCGCGCGCGTCTTTTCGGCGGCGATCTCGGCTGGTTCGTGTTCTGGGGCTATCAGCTCTTCATCGTGCTTGCGGCAACCGGCTATCTGCTCGGCATCACCCAGAGCCGCGAATATGCCGAGCCTGAATGGTATGTCGACCTCTGGCTGACGATCGTCTGGGTCGCCTATCTCATCGTCTTTCTCGGCACAATCCTCAAGCGCAAGGAGCCGCACATTTATGTGGCGAACTGGTTCTATCTCGCCTTCATCGTCACCATCGCCATGCTGCACATCGTCAACAACCTGGCCGTGCCGGTATCATTCCTGGGCTCCAAGAGCTATTCGGCTTTCGCGGGCGTGCAGGACGCGCTGACGCAATGGTGGTACGGGCACAATGCCGTCGGCTTCTTCCTGACGGCCGGGTTCCTGGCGATGATGTACTACTTCATCCCCAAGCAGGTGAACCGTCCCGTCTATTCCTACCGGCTGTCGATCGTCCACTTCTGGGCGCTGATCTTCATGTACATATGGGCCGGTCCCCACCACCTGCACTACACGGCGCTACCGGACTGGGCTCAAACGCTCGGCATGGCCTTTTCCATTATGCTCTGGATGCCCTCCTGGGGCGGCATGATCAACGGCCTGATGACCCTTTCCGGCGCCTGGGACAAGATCCGTACCGATCCCGTCGTCCGAATGATGGTCATGGCTGTCGCCTTCTACGGCATGGCGACGTTCGAAGGACCGATGATGTCGATCAAGACGGTCAACTCGCTCAGCCACTATACCGACTGGACCATCGGCCACGTGCATTCCGGCGCACTCGGCTGGAACGGCCTGATCACATTCGGTGCCGTCTATTTTCTGGTGCCGAAGCTCTGGAAGCGCGAACGGCTCTACAGCCTGCGCATGGTCAATTGGCACTTCTGGCTCGCCACGCTAGGCATCGTCGTCTACGCCGCCGCCATGTGGGTTGCCGGCATCCAGCAGGGGTTGATGTGGCGCGAATACGACGACCAGGGCTTCCTCGTCTATTCCTTCGCGGAAACGGTCGCGGCCATGTTCCCCTACTATGTCATGCGCGCCGCCGGCGGCGCCCTGTTCCTCGCCGGCGCACTCGTCATGGCCTTCAACGTAACAATGACGATCCTCGGACGCGTGCGCGACGAAGCCCCGATCGTCGGCGCCGCGCCGCAGCCCGCGTCTGCGCGATAG
- the ccoP gene encoding cytochrome-c oxidase, cbb3-type subunit III — translation MADKHKHVDEVSGVDTTGHEWDGIRELNNPMPRWWVYTFYATILWAVCYAIAYPSWPMLTEATKGVLGYSSRAEVTAELSAAKAAQASNLERIASRTVEDIMADPQLKQFAISAGASAFKVNCAQCHGSGGAGGKGFPNLNDDEWLWGGKPEEIYQTIAHGVRHQGDGETRVSEMPAFADMLASEELRATAAYVVSLTGIPSNPALVETGEQLFTDNCASCHGADAKGSREFGAPNLADAIWLKGEGEQAIIDQMRSPKHGVMPAWLQRIGDPVVKELAIFVHSLGGGE, via the coding sequence ATGGCGGACAAGCATAAGCACGTTGACGAGGTGAGCGGCGTAGACACCACCGGGCACGAATGGGACGGCATCCGAGAGCTCAACAACCCGATGCCGCGCTGGTGGGTCTATACCTTCTACGCCACTATTCTGTGGGCTGTCTGCTACGCGATCGCCTATCCCTCCTGGCCGATGCTGACGGAGGCGACCAAGGGCGTGCTCGGCTATTCTAGCCGCGCCGAGGTCACCGCGGAGTTGTCCGCCGCCAAGGCCGCGCAGGCCAGCAACCTTGAACGCATCGCCTCGAGGACGGTCGAGGACATCATGGCCGATCCGCAACTGAAGCAGTTCGCCATCTCGGCCGGAGCCTCCGCTTTCAAGGTGAACTGCGCCCAATGTCACGGTTCGGGCGGGGCCGGTGGCAAGGGCTTCCCGAACCTGAACGATGACGAGTGGCTCTGGGGAGGCAAACCCGAGGAGATCTACCAGACGATCGCGCATGGCGTCCGTCACCAAGGTGACGGGGAGACGCGGGTGTCGGAAATGCCGGCCTTTGCCGACATGCTGGCGTCGGAGGAGCTCCGCGCAACCGCAGCCTATGTCGTGAGCCTCACCGGAATACCCTCCAACCCGGCACTCGTGGAAACCGGCGAGCAGCTCTTCACCGACAATTGCGCCTCATGCCATGGTGCAGATGCAAAGGGCAGCCGCGAATTCGGCGCGCCCAATCTCGCCGACGCGATCTGGCTCAAGGGTGAGGGGGAGCAGGCGATCATCGATCAGATGCGGTCGCCAAAGCATGGCGTCATGCCCGCCTGGCTCCAGCGCATAGGCGATCCGGTGGTGAAAGAGCTGGCGATCTTCGTCCATTCTCTGGGCGGCGGCGAATAG
- the fixJ gene encoding response regulator FixJ: MTDFTVHIVDDEEAVRKSLAFMLTMNGFAVKIHQSAGAFSAFAPSVRNGILVTDLRMPEMSGVDLLRNLGDRKIKIPSIVITGHGDVPMAVEAMKAGAVDFIEKPFENSVIIEAIERASEHLAVPEADAEEVVDIQARLQTLSGRERQVLSAVVAGLPNKSIAYDLDISPRTVEVHRANVMTKMKAKSLAHLVRMALAAGFGPP; encoded by the coding sequence ATGACTGACTTTACGGTGCACATTGTCGATGACGAAGAGGCAGTCAGGAAATCGCTTGCCTTCATGCTGACGATGAACGGCTTCGCTGTGAAAATTCATCAATCGGCCGGTGCCTTTAGCGCTTTCGCACCGAGCGTCAGAAACGGGATTCTCGTGACGGATCTGAGGATGCCGGAAATGTCCGGCGTCGATCTGCTGCGCAACCTCGGCGACCGCAAAATCAAGATACCTTCGATCGTGATCACCGGGCACGGCGACGTGCCCATGGCGGTGGAGGCCATGAAGGCCGGGGCCGTGGATTTTATCGAGAAACCTTTCGAGAATTCCGTGATCATTGAGGCGATCGAGAGAGCATCTGAACATCTGGCCGTTCCGGAAGCCGATGCAGAGGAAGTCGTCGACATTCAGGCACGCCTGCAGACTCTCAGTGGGAGAGAACGCCAGGTGCTCTCGGCTGTGGTGGCGGGCCTTCCCAACAAGTCGATTGCCTACGACCTGGACATCAGCCCGCGCACCGTTGAGGTGCACCGCGCCAACGTGATGACCAAGATGAAAGCAAAGAGCCTTGCGCATCTTGTTCGAATGGCTCTCGCCGCGGGTTTCGGTCCTCCCTAA
- a CDS encoding cbb3-type cytochrome c oxidase subunit 3 has translation METYTALRHFADSWGLLGMTFFFLGVVLFNFRPGAKKAAAQASAIPLKED, from the coding sequence ATGGAAACCTACACGGCCCTGCGCCATTTTGCCGATAGCTGGGGGCTGCTCGGCATGACGTTTTTCTTCCTCGGTGTCGTCCTTTTCAACTTCCGGCCGGGCGCCAAAAAGGCCGCCGCTCAGGCCTCTGCCATCCCCCTGAAGGAGGACTGA
- the ccoS gene encoding cbb3-type cytochrome oxidase assembly protein CcoS, with the protein MNTLVYLIPIALVLGGLGLAAFLWALKSGQYEDLDGASWRVLDDGDGRPQD; encoded by the coding sequence ATGAACACGCTGGTCTATCTTATTCCGATTGCGTTGGTCCTCGGCGGTCTCGGCCTCGCCGCCTTCCTCTGGGCGCTGAAGAGCGGACAATATGAAGATCTGGACGGTGCGTCCTGGCGCGTTCTCGACGACGGCGACGGCA
- the ccoO gene encoding cytochrome-c oxidase, cbb3-type subunit II, with translation MSIFDKHGLIERNATLLLVGSLLVVSIGGIVEIAPLFYLENTIEKVEGMRPYSPLELAGRDIYTREGCYVCHSQMIRPFRDEVERYGHYSLAAESMYDHPFQWGSKRTGPDLARVGDRYSNEWHVQHMIEPRSVVPESVMPSYAFLKEAPLEVKNVSMKLKANRAVGVPYTEEMIDNAAADLKAQADPNSDTSGVEARYPKAKVGDFDGDPQRLTEMDALVAYLQMLGTLVDFSTYDNTTGYR, from the coding sequence ATGTCCATTTTCGACAAACACGGGCTGATTGAACGCAACGCCACCTTGCTGCTCGTCGGCTCCCTGCTCGTCGTCTCCATTGGCGGAATCGTGGAAATCGCGCCGCTCTTCTATCTCGAAAACACGATCGAGAAAGTCGAAGGCATGCGGCCCTATTCGCCGCTGGAGCTTGCCGGCCGCGACATCTACACCCGTGAAGGCTGCTATGTCTGCCACAGTCAGATGATCCGCCCGTTCCGCGACGAGGTCGAGCGCTACGGCCATTACTCTCTGGCGGCGGAGTCGATGTACGATCACCCCTTCCAATGGGGGTCGAAGCGCACCGGGCCGGACCTCGCCCGTGTCGGCGACCGCTACTCCAACGAATGGCACGTCCAGCACATGATCGAGCCGCGCTCGGTCGTGCCGGAATCGGTGATGCCGAGCTATGCTTTCCTCAAGGAGGCACCGCTCGAGGTTAAGAACGTTTCCATGAAACTCAAGGCCAACAGAGCCGTCGGCGTTCCTTACACCGAAGAGATGATCGACAATGCGGCCGCGGACCTCAAAGCTCAGGCGGATCCCAACTCCGATACGTCGGGCGTCGAGGCCCGCTATCCCAAGGCCAAGGTCGGTGACTTTGACGGTGACCCGCAAAGGCTGACGGAGATGGACGCGCTCGTCGCCTATCTGCAGATGCTGGGCACGCTCGTAGACTTCTCCACCTATGACAACACCACGGGCTACCGCTGA
- the ccoG gene encoding cytochrome c oxidase accessory protein CcoG encodes MLHKPAHKAGSVERLEAEPVNAARHRKPLYEKRRKIFPKRAEGRFRRFKWLVMLVTLGIYYMTPWIRWDRGEHAPDQAVLIDLSARRFYFFFIEIWPQEFFFVAGLLVMAGFGLFLVTSAIGRAWCGYACPQTVWVDLFLVIERFIEGDRNARMRLDAGPWTLHKIRKRVAKHAIWLVIGVATGGAWIFYFADAPTLLKSFAALQAPPAAYMTVAILTATTYVFGGLMREQVCTYMCPWPRIQAAMLDENSLVVTYNDWRGETRSRHAKKAAAAGEVVGDCVDCNACVAVCPMGIDIRDGQQLECITCALCIDACDGVMDKLGRERGLISYATLSDYAANMALATDGGATTIDPRRVRGANGAFVAGIRHFNWRTIFRPRVLVYFGVWVLVGLGLLYALVSRDRLELNVLHDRNPQYVVESDGSVRNGYMIKLLNMIPEQRRITLALEGMPSAHMRIAGRAQGDGRSFSVAVDPDKVTSLKVFVTVPKAKLAEAEEGISFRAEDPSSHERDVYRANFNQPETAK; translated from the coding sequence ATGCTTCACAAGCCCGCGCATAAAGCTGGCTCAGTCGAGCGGCTCGAAGCCGAGCCCGTCAATGCCGCGCGTCACCGCAAGCCGCTTTACGAGAAACGGCGAAAGATTTTCCCCAAACGAGCCGAGGGCCGCTTCCGCCGGTTCAAGTGGCTGGTAATGCTGGTGACGCTCGGCATCTATTATATGACGCCCTGGATCCGATGGGACCGCGGTGAGCATGCGCCCGACCAGGCAGTTCTGATCGATCTTTCGGCGCGGCGGTTCTATTTCTTCTTCATCGAGATCTGGCCACAGGAATTCTTTTTCGTCGCCGGGCTCCTCGTCATGGCGGGCTTCGGCCTTTTCCTGGTGACCTCGGCCATCGGGCGCGCGTGGTGCGGCTACGCTTGTCCGCAAACGGTCTGGGTAGATCTCTTTCTGGTGATCGAGCGCTTCATCGAGGGCGACCGCAATGCCCGCATGCGCCTCGATGCCGGGCCATGGACGCTCCACAAGATTCGCAAGCGGGTTGCCAAGCATGCGATCTGGCTGGTGATCGGCGTTGCGACGGGGGGCGCCTGGATATTCTACTTCGCCGACGCTCCCACGCTCCTCAAGAGCTTCGCCGCTCTTCAGGCGCCGCCGGCGGCCTACATGACCGTGGCGATCCTTACCGCCACCACCTACGTGTTCGGCGGTCTCATGCGCGAGCAGGTCTGTACCTATATGTGCCCCTGGCCGCGCATCCAGGCTGCGATGCTCGATGAAAACTCGCTGGTCGTCACATATAACGACTGGCGCGGCGAGACGCGCTCGCGGCATGCCAAAAAGGCAGCCGCAGCCGGCGAGGTGGTCGGCGACTGCGTCGACTGCAATGCCTGCGTTGCGGTTTGTCCCATGGGGATCGATATCCGTGACGGCCAGCAACTCGAATGCATCACCTGTGCGCTCTGCATCGATGCCTGTGACGGCGTCATGGACAAGCTCGGCCGCGAACGCGGTTTGATCTCTTATGCGACGCTCAGCGACTATGCCGCTAACATGGCTCTTGCCACTGACGGCGGTGCGACTACGATCGATCCTCGGCGCGTGCGCGGCGCCAACGGCGCCTTCGTCGCCGGCATCAGGCATTTCAATTGGCGGACCATCTTCCGTCCGCGCGTTCTTGTCTATTTCGGCGTCTGGGTGCTCGTTGGGCTCGGCCTGCTCTACGCGCTCGTCTCACGCGACAGACTAGAGCTGAACGTACTGCATGACCGAAATCCGCAATATGTGGTCGAGTCCGACGGTTCCGTCCGCAACGGTTACATGATCAAGCTGCTCAACATGATCCCCGAGCAGCGGCGCATTACGCTCGCCCTCGAAGGGATGCCGTCGGCGCACATGCGAATTGCGGGCCGGGCGCAGGGCGACGGCCGCAGCTTTTCAGTTGCAGTAGATCCGGACAAGGTGACGTCGCTCAAGGTGTTCGTCACGGTGCCGAAAGCAAAGCTCGCAGAGGCGGAGGAAGGCATTTCTTTCAGAGCCGAAGACCCTTCCAGCCACGAGCGGGATGTCTACCGCGCGAACTTCAATCAACCGGAAACAGCAAAGTGA
- a CDS encoding cation-translocating P-type ATPase, with translation MSCCATAVGTTVIADAAGQGLPSSEELWLASRALGNGLRQTDLSAPGVHCGACITTLETALRARPEVERARVNLSSRRVSIVWKEEVAGKRSDPAELVRAISERGYETHLFTPRGEEGDAVLKQLIRAVAVSGFAAANIMLLSVSVWSGADAATRDLFHWVSAMMAGPALIYAGRFFYQSAWNALRHGRTNMDVPIAIAVTLSYGMSLLETISHGTHAWFDATVTLLFFLLIGRTLDHMMRDRARSAISGLARLSPRGATVLHADGSREYRAIDEIKPGERLMIAAGERIPVDGRVVLGSSDLDRAVVSGESAPMPVTAGNIVEAGTLNLTGSLVLEATASARESFLAEIMGLMEAAEGGRARYRRIADRAAQYYSPVVHLLALLTFVGWMIIEGDARHAMLVAVAVLIITCPCALGLAVPVVQVVAAGRLFRGGVMVKDGSAMERLAEIDTVLFDKTGTLTVGRPWLVNAAEIAPDALAMAAALAVHSKHPIATAFQDAAPRVSPLEAEIREIPGAGIEVETPGGVYRLGSRNFATGGPGSGSGQSEAVLSVDRRELACFRFEDRLRPATASAIDQIGEMGLTVAILSGDRKPVVQALAEQLEIKDWKAELSPRDKLQVCADVSDSGRRALMVGDGINDAPALRAAHVSMAPATAADVGRQAADFVFMHQPLIAVPFAIATSRRAGRLIRQNFALAIGYNLIAVPIAILGYATPLVAAVAMSTSSLIVVANALRLNGLASSSADEGRWSAAATQPSGSGR, from the coding sequence ATGAGCTGCTGTGCCACGGCGGTCGGCACGACCGTTATTGCAGACGCGGCGGGGCAGGGGCTGCCCTCTTCCGAGGAGCTGTGGCTCGCCAGCCGGGCGCTTGGGAACGGGTTGCGCCAGACGGATCTCAGCGCGCCGGGCGTCCACTGCGGCGCATGCATCACAACGCTCGAGACGGCGTTGCGGGCGAGACCCGAAGTCGAGCGGGCGCGCGTCAATCTTTCCTCCCGACGCGTTTCGATCGTCTGGAAGGAGGAAGTTGCCGGTAAACGCAGCGATCCTGCAGAACTCGTGCGCGCCATCAGCGAGCGGGGCTACGAGACGCATCTCTTCACCCCCCGCGGGGAGGAAGGCGATGCCGTCCTGAAGCAATTGATCCGCGCGGTCGCCGTTTCCGGCTTTGCTGCGGCCAATATCATGCTGCTTTCCGTCTCCGTCTGGTCGGGGGCGGACGCGGCTACACGCGATCTCTTCCACTGGGTATCGGCCATGATGGCGGGGCCGGCGCTGATCTATGCCGGCCGCTTCTTCTACCAATCCGCCTGGAACGCGCTTCGCCACGGGCGGACCAACATGGACGTACCGATCGCAATTGCGGTCACGCTCTCCTACGGCATGTCGCTACTAGAGACGATTAGCCATGGGACGCATGCCTGGTTCGATGCGACGGTCACCCTCCTGTTCTTCCTGCTCATCGGCCGGACGCTCGACCACATGATGCGGGACCGTGCACGCTCCGCGATCAGCGGTCTGGCGCGGCTGTCGCCGCGCGGAGCGACAGTCTTGCATGCCGACGGTTCGCGGGAATACCGCGCCATCGACGAGATCAAACCTGGTGAGCGCCTGATGATCGCTGCCGGCGAGCGAATACCGGTCGACGGACGCGTGGTCTTGGGTAGCAGCGATCTCGACCGCGCGGTGGTCAGCGGTGAGAGCGCGCCGATGCCGGTAACCGCCGGCAATATCGTCGAGGCCGGCACGCTCAACCTGACGGGTTCGCTGGTGCTCGAGGCGACGGCGAGTGCGCGGGAATCCTTCCTGGCCGAAATCATGGGTCTGATGGAGGCGGCCGAAGGCGGCAGGGCCCGCTATCGCCGAATTGCCGATCGTGCCGCACAATATTATTCGCCGGTCGTCCACTTGCTTGCGCTTTTGACCTTCGTGGGCTGGATGATCATCGAAGGCGATGCTCGCCATGCCATGCTGGTCGCCGTTGCCGTCCTCATCATCACCTGCCCCTGCGCATTGGGGCTTGCAGTGCCCGTCGTACAGGTCGTTGCCGCCGGACGGCTTTTTCGAGGCGGCGTCATGGTCAAGGATGGCTCGGCCATGGAGCGGCTCGCCGAAATCGACACGGTGCTGTTCGACAAGACAGGCACGCTGACGGTCGGCAGGCCGTGGCTGGTGAACGCGGCGGAAATTGCGCCCGATGCCCTCGCCATGGCCGCTGCGCTTGCCGTGCACTCAAAGCACCCGATCGCAACGGCGTTCCAGGACGCCGCACCGCGAGTGTCGCCGCTCGAGGCCGAAATCCGGGAGATCCCCGGCGCAGGAATCGAGGTTGAGACGCCGGGCGGTGTGTACCGGCTCGGCAGCCGGAACTTTGCGACTGGTGGGCCGGGTTCAGGAAGCGGGCAATCGGAGGCGGTCCTCTCTGTTGATCGGCGGGAGCTTGCATGCTTTCGCTTCGAGGATCGTCTGCGTCCGGCAACCGCGAGCGCGATTGACCAAATCGGCGAAATGGGACTGACGGTCGCAATATTGTCCGGCGACCGCAAGCCGGTCGTACAGGCACTCGCGGAGCAATTGGAGATCAAAGACTGGAAGGCCGAACTGTCGCCTCGCGACAAGCTTCAAGTCTGCGCTGACGTCTCTGACAGTGGTCGCAGGGCGCTGATGGTAGGCGACGGCATCAATGACGCGCCGGCTTTGCGTGCCGCCCACGTTTCGATGGCGCCGGCGACTGCGGCCGACGTGGGCCGTCAGGCGGCGGATTTCGTGTTCATGCATCAGCCGCTGATCGCCGTCCCCTTCGCGATCGCAACGTCGCGACGGGCGGGCCGCCTGATCCGCCAGAATTTCGCGTTGGCAATCGGCTACAATCTGATTGCCGTCCCGATTGCGATCCTCGGCTATGCGACACCTCTGGTAGCGGCGGTCGCGATGTCCACCTCGTCGCTGATCGTCGTTGCCAATGCCTTGCGGCTGAACGGCCTCGCATCGTCGAGCGCCGACGAAGGCAGATGGTCTGCCGCCGCTACGCAACCGTCAGGGAGCGGCAGATGA